ATACTCCTTTTGAGGTTGTAAACTCAAATGTATTTTCAAGCCAAACTTTGCTTGATCTAAAAAATTTACCAAAGCATTTTGTCATTATCGGTAGTGGTTTTATCGGTATAGAGTTTGCATCAATGTTTGCAAATTTTGGCTCAAAAGTGACTATCGTAGGGCGTTCAAAACTACTTAAAAACGAAGATGATGATATAGCTAATAGCGTAAAAGAAGCTCTTAGAGTCCAAGGCGTTGAAATCTTAGAGGGTTGCGAGATAGAGTGCATTAAAGAAAATGTATTAAATTTTAAGCAAAATGGTGAGCAAAGATGCCTTAGGGCTGATGCATTTTTGATCGCGCTTGGCAGAGTGGCAAATGTAGATGATTTAAATTTAAAAGCTGCTGGAGTTGAACTAAATGAAAAAGGCTTTATAAAGACAAATGAAAATCTTCAAACAAATGTGCCAAACATCTATGCGGTAGGCGACGTACGCGGCGGAGAGCTTTTTACTTATACGAGCTTAGATGATTTTAGGATAGTTTATTCACAAATTTTTGGTGATAAAAAGAGAAATACTAAAAATAGAAGCATTCACGCAAATGTGCTATTTACCGATACTCCGCTAGCAAGAGTCGGAGTAAATGCAAAAGAAGCTAACAAGCTTGGGCTAAATTTTAAAGAGCTAAAGCTTAGTATGGCAACAGTACCAGGCGCAAAAGTACTAAATCATGATGTAGGCATGTTAAAAGCTATCGTTGACGCGCAAAGCGGCGAAATTTTGGGTGCTAGCTTTCACTGCATCTATGCAAATGAGCTGATAAATGAAATCGCAATTGCGATGAATTTAAAAGCAAATGCAAATTTCTTTAAAAATCAAATTTTTACTCATCCAAGCATCAGTGAAGCACTAAATGACTTATTTGGACAATTTTAAAAGGAAAAGAATGAAAAAATATTTATTGCTTTTATCGGCTTTATTTTTCACTGGCTGCTTAAATGTGATTGGTGTAGGACAAAAACAAGATGATTCGTGGCAGCAACCAAAGGATGAAAAAATAGTGCAAAATAAAGAGCAAATTTCAAGAAATGCGATCGAAATTTTAATACCAAAATGCGAAGAAGGCGATGCGGAAGCTTGCAACGATTTGGGTGTAAATTACGAGCTTTTAAAAGAATATGAAAATGCTTTGGCAAATTATAAAAAAGCTTGCGATGCTAAAGTACAAGTCGGTTGTGCAAATTTGGGCACTCTTTATGAGCTTGGACTCGGAGTTAAAAAAAATCCAAAAAAGGCAATTTCTATTTATAAAGAAAGTTGTAATGGCGGAGGCATGCAAGCTTGCTATCATTTAGGCAATGCTTATAGAAAGGGTGAAATCGTTAAGCGAGATTATTACTTAGCAATGCAAGCTTATACAAATGCATGCAATGCTGGCGATTTGCCAAGTTGTGCCAATATCGGAGCGATGTATGAGCTTGGTCTTGGTGTCAATAAAGATGAAAAAAGGGCTTATGGAATTTATAAAGTCGCTTGCTTTCGTGGGCTAAGCAAGGCATGCCCGCAGATGAAAAGACTAGGCACAAAGCTAGGAATGTAAGTGAAAAAGGTCTTAAATTTTGGTCTTATTTTGGCTATGGGCTTTATGCTTAGTGGTTGCTGGTCGTGGCAAAAGATGGTAAGCTTTGGCTTTTGGCAAAGTGATGAAGAGGCGAGGGTAGAGCGTATTGAGCTTGAAAAAGAGAAGATGATGCAAAACTGTGAGGGTGGAAATAATATCGACTGCAACAACCTAGCTGTAAATTTTAGTAATGAAAAAGACTTTGTAAAGGCAAAAGGCTACTACGAAAAAGCTTGTAATGCTGGGCTTGCGACGGCTTGTTCAAATTTAGGTCAAATTTATGAGCAAGGGCTTATTGATGAGCAAAAAGATATTGAAAAAGCTCTAAAGCTTTATAAACTAGCTTGTGATAGCGGCGATGGTGTTGGCTGCTATAATGAGGCTATGGGGCTAAAATCCTACATCGAAAGTGAAAATTTAAAGACTCATAAGATAGATAGAACTAAGGCTGAGGCTAGAGTACTAAGGCTTTTGGCAAAGAGCTGTGAGCTTGAGTATGCCCAGTCGTGCTTTTTGCTTGCAAAGCTAAGCGGGGACGAAACAAAGGCGGACGCACTTTACAAAAGAGCTTGTCAGCTTGGTAAGTGCGTAGAGAAAAAATAAGGGATAAAATTGCTTTTTAACTCATATGCCTTTATATTTGTATTTTTACCACTTGTATTTTTTGTATATTTTTTTCTAAATAAAAAAAGACTAAGCACTCCTGCAAAAGCTTTTTTAGTGAGTGCTAGTTTATTTTTTATGCTTATTGGAGTGTTTATTATCTGCCGATTTTGTTAGGAGGTATCGTTTTTAACTTCCTTGTTTCAAAATTTCTTGCAAAACATCAGAGTAAAGCAATTTTAGTTTTTGGTATAGTTTGCAACATTGCTTTGCTTGGATATTTCAAATATGCTGATTTTTTAATATCAAATTTAAACGCTATTGTAAACACAAATTTGGATTTGCTTCATATTGCTTTACCGCTTGCGCTTAGTTTTGTCACATTTCAGCAAATAGCATATCTAGTGGATAGTTATAACAAGCAGACAAAAGAGAATAGTTTTTTACTACCTTTTTATAACATTTTTTTTCACAGCTTATTGCTGGTTCGATAGTGCATCACAAAGAAATGATGCCTCAGTTTGCAAATAAATTTAATCTTATAAAAAACTATAAATTTATAGCTCTTGGGCTTTTTGTTTTTAGCATAGGGCTATTTAAAAAGAGTGTGGTTGCTGATATTTTTTCGATTTTTGCAAATGCTGGATTTGATATGGAAGGAAATTTGACTTTTCTGCAAGCATGGGCGACGTCACTTTCATATACCTTTCAACTTTATTTTGATTTTAGTGGTTATTGTGATATGGCGATAGGTCTTGCGCTGCTTTTTAACATAAGGCTTCCCATAAATTTTAACTCCCCGTATAAGGCTTTAAATATTCAGGATTTTTGGCATAGGTGGCACATTACACTATCACGTTTTTTTAAGAGACTACATATATATCCCACTTGGAGGAAATAGGGGGGAGCAGAGCCGTACCTATCTAAATTTGTTTTTGGTATTTTTGATAGGCGGTCTTTGGCATGGGGCTGCTTGGACATTTGTTGTTTGGGTTGCTTTACATGGTGTTGCTATTGTTATTCATAGATGTTGGCAAAAGTTAAATTTTAAATTAAATAAAATCATTGCTTGGATCATCACCTTTAACTTTGTAAATTTCACATGGATATTTTTTAGGGCAAAAAGCTTTGAAGATGCCATGAAAGTGATCCGAGGAATGTTTTTTGGTGAGTTTAAGATAGACGTTAACTATCTTGAGATACTTTTTATCGTTTTAGCTTTTTTGGTCGTTTTGCTTTTTAAAAACTCTATGCAAATAGCATTTGATAAGAAATTTAAATTTACTATCTGGCAAATTTTTGCAACATCTTTCTTTTTATTTATATCAATCTTAGCAATTAGGCTTAATAATGCGAGCGAATTTTTATACTTTAGATTTTAAGAAAAAAATATTTCTATGCCTGTTTTTGGTAATATTTGCTATGGTTGGGCTTGATGTTGTACTTTATGTTTTTGCAGAAAGTGGAACAAGTAAGACAAATTTTGTTGATAATAAAATTTCAAAAGCAGAGCACTTTAAGATAAATAGCGAAAAACAAAAGGATATCGTTTTTGTTGGAAGCAGTAGGACGTTTAATCATATTTCAACAAACATTTTTAAAGAAAATAATATTGGTATTTATAATTTTGGCGTTTCTGGAAATTTTATAGGTGACTATCCTTTTATTGTAAATGCTATTAAAAAAGTTGGTGCAAAAGAGGTTGTTGTTAGTATAAGAGTTAGCAATCTTTTTAAAGATTATATTGAGAGAGATGTCAAAATTTATACCACTGATGAACTAATGGCAAATTTTGGCACAAATAAGATAACGTTTTTAAAAACACTGCCAGATTATTTAGCAAGCTTGCATTTGTTTTTAAGATACTCTGAAGCTATCTATAATAGAGTAGTTATGACTTATGGTAAATTCACACCAAAGACTGCAACCAATGTAAATAATTTTAGTGTAGAAAATTTCTTTAATATTGAAGCAAATAGTGATTGCGAGCTAATTAACACAAGTGAAGTAAATTCAAATTTTACAAAAGACAAAAAGATTATTGTTGCAAAATGTAGCAATGGTGATAATATACTTTTTGCAAATACAATACCGAGAGAGAATTATGGCAAGGTTATTGAAGAATTTAAACACATTAAAATACATGCAAAATTATATAATAGATCCACTGGTTAAAAACGGCATGAAAGTAATTATTTTACTTGAACCAATATTTGATGGAATGAGACTTCAATATAGTATAAATGAAATAATATCAGCCATCAAAAATGCCAAAATTGTTGATCTTACAAATTTAAAATTTGGCGATGAAGAATTATCTGATTGGGAACATTTAAACTATCTTGGCAGAAAAAGATATAGTGAGTTTTTGGTTGAACTTTATCTTAACGGTGGACTTTAATTTCTTACTTCAACCCAAAGACTTTTATATTAAAAGTAGTATGGATTTTATCCTTTTCGCCTTTCATGACGATAGGAAATTCGGTCTTTACGATACTGTCATAGCTGCTAAGCGCATCTAAAAAGTCATAAAATTTTTGTGGTGTCCTTAGAGAGCTAGTTACATTTAGGCGAAATCTAAAAAATTTCTCACTAGCGTTATTATCACTTTCTTCTATTTTACTAAGGCTTACTTCACTGAAAAATTTAGAGGCAAATTCTATAAATTTATCTTTATCAAATTTAGTATCAAAAGCTGAAATGATAGTCTCATCTTTTTGTTTAGTTGTTTCAAGAGCTTTAAATTTGGCTTCAAATTCATTTTTTACTTTTGTATAAGATGAGGTTTGTGAATAATTTTGTCTAGTTAGGCTTTTAAATTCTTTTATATTTGGCACTATAAAACCAAATATCATAATGAAGCAAACTACAATAAAAGCAAATATAAAAAGTAAAAGCTTGACAGGATCTATTTTTTCTAAGCTCGTATCTTTTTTACTCATTATATCCCTCAGAATTATCAATTTTATTTGTGCTTATAAAGCCATACCAGCCGTTTTTGCTTTGATAAAAGCTGGTATTTGAAGTTGTAAAAATAGATCTTAAAGGTGAGGCTAGAAGCTGGTTAAATACATCTTTTGTCGGCGTTATACCACGAATGATGAGTGAGTTTTTATCCATAAAAACCTCTTCGAGCGTTATACTGTCAGGCACTAGATCAAAAAGATTGTGCAAGCTTTGCTTGAGAATAGAATTTGATGTGAAAATATCATTTGCAGATTCTATTTGTACACCTAGTTTAGATGAAATTTCATCTGTTGTGACTATTTTTTGACTAAGTTCTTTTTGTTCATTTGATAAAAAATTTATATTTTTTTCAATTGAATAATTTTTATAGAGTATAAAGAAATTTGTTGCCAAAAGAGCTGCAAACACAAAGCTTATAAGGCTTAGCCAAATTTTGCTAAAGATAGATATAAGTGGTCTTGGTTCTGGAGCAATAAAGCTAAATCTCATAATATTATCTCTTCTTGCATGATTTCATTCATAATATGATTTGTATTCACTGGATACACTGAAGTCTCCACTAAAAGCTCAGATTGTAGATATTGTAAAAAAGTTGCACTTGTTTTTGTGTTTTCAAAAACAATTATTTGTTCAATAAAATCACCGCCGTAGAGAGGATTTTCGTAAAATTCTTTTACAGCCTTTACGATGTAATCAAACATCTTCATGTCATACCCAAAAATAGCAACCGATTTTTCTACATTTGTAGAAGCTGGCATATTTAGTTCATAATTTAGATCTTCAAATTCTTTTGGCTTATCATCACTTAAAAAATCATCTAAACTTTTAAAATCATCAAGCGATGTTGCGTCATTTTCTTCTTTAATGATTAAGTTATCAATATCTGTTATATCTTCTTCTTTTAGGCTTTCAGCTTCCTGATTGGCTTCCTCAATGCCAGACATATTTAAAAAAGTGGATAACTTCATTTGTTTATCTTTAAAGATCGCAAGTGTAAACGAGTGTGCATGGATATAAAGATAAAGTGTAGTTTTTGGAGAAATTCCGCGTTTTAAAAGCTCGTGAAAGAGTAGGGCGATAGGTGAGTAGATGAGATCTACACTATCTTGTCCAAATAAATTTTTATATTTTTTTATAGCATTTAAATTTGCATAAATACTCCAGCTATCTTGCATGATAAGGCTTGTAAGATTTTTAGTATTTATATTAAATTTTTTATATTCATCAAAGCTAGTGCTAGGAAGCGCGCCTTGCGAGTCGTCGTTAAAAAAAACTGAGACATATACGCCAAAATATGCTTTTTCTTGCTCTTCTATGTATTTTATAATTTTCTCATCGATATTATCGATATTTATATCTGTAAATTTAGCATTTATGGTTTTTAAAAGTTTGCCATTTCTAAAGACCTGACCGAAGAATATGCACTCATTGCCCTCCAACACGACGCTTAAAAAAAGGTTAGAAAAAAGCTTTTTGATGCTAAAAGACATAAATCTCCTAAATTTAGTGCATAATTTTTGTTATGGTAGCTAAAAAGGGATTAAATAAGTTTAAAACAGCTCGTTTTTAAGCTTAACGAAAATCTCTTTTGTATTTAAAGCTTCATTTTTTAGCTCACTATCAAGTAGGGCTGAGTTTTTAAGGTCGTCAAAATCCTCTATCATCACATCACACATCATCTTAATGCGTTCACTATCAGCCTTACTGACGCTACTTTGGCTCATTTTTTTGATGCGCTCAAGATACTCTTTGCCATTTTTTATGTATGAGCTAAATTTGATAGCAGCCTTGCTTTGGTTTAGTACAGTATTTGCCATTTTGTTATAAATATCTATATCAAGTGCTTTTTGGCTTAAATTTAAGGCCTTTTCGTATTCTTTGTTTTCGTATAAAAATTTTGCTTCAAGAGCGAGCTTATAGGAGTTGTCGCTGTAAAAAAATAGCCCAAATAAAATAATTAGAAAGATGGCTATAAAAATAGATAGTTTATTTTTCATAAATTTCGTCCAAAATTTCTTTTATCTCGTCGCTTATTTGTGGATTTTTATGAGCATACTTTTTCCACCAAATTTTTAAATTTGATCTAAAATCCTCTTTGTTTTGCAAAATGCTCTTGCCTCCATCATTTTGTGAGGCTTGCCAAAGTTCGTTTTGTATCTTTTCTTTTGCATCTTTTTGCTCCAAATTTTCCACACTAAAAGGAGCTGAGAGGCTAAAATTTATAGTTGAAAATGGCTTTGGAAGTATCATCTTATCCCAGCTTTTAAACTCCCAAAACGAGTTTGCTTCAAAATTTAGAGCATAAATTTCGCAAGATGACTTTTGTGCGATCACAGCAGCTCCGTCTGCCACGCTGTGCCTTGGTCCTCTTGGACCATCTGGCGTGATGATGACGTCGTGACCTTGCTTTATATCTCTTAGAGCTTCTATAAGTGCCCTTGTACCGCCTTTTGAGCTGCTACCTCTAATGGTGCCGATACCAAAAAAATTGATTATTCTAGTGATTAGCTCGCCATCCTTGTGGTCGCTAATTATCACCTTGCCTTGTTTTCTATTTTGTCTGCTCCACCACTGCCTGTAAGCAAAGCTCATAAAGCTAAGCCTTCCGTGCCAAAAGACGACAACGCAGCCATTTTGTGGTAAGAAATTTGGAGTGTAGCTCTTTTTGCAGGTTAGAAAAATGAGCCACATTAAAATATAGATGAAAAAGACGCCAATGCTTAGGGCGACCTCTTCAAAGACGTTTTTAAATTTGCAGCTCGCCATACAAAACCATTCGTTTTGGGTTTGTGATCTTGATTTTTTGTGTAGTGCCAAGAAGCTCTTCGCTTCCATCAACTTGAACTAAAAAGTTATTAAAGCTTCGCCCAGCAACGCCGCCATTTGCTCTTAGCTCTTCAAAATATACATCAAAAATTTTATCTTTTTGTGCCGCCACGATCTCGTCTAAAATTTCATTGTGGCGATTTTGTAGGCGAGTAAGCCTTGCTGAAGCGGTTTTATCATCTATTTGATTTGTGAAAGTAGCTGCCTTTGTAAGCGGACGAGGCGAATACTTAAAGCTAAAAATTTGCTCAAATCTAACTTGCTCAAGCACATCCATCGTATCTTCAAACTCGCTATCACTCTCGCCTGGAAATGCGACGATGATATCAGTTGAGATGCTCGCATCTGGGCACATTTTTCTAAGCCTTAGCGCGCGGTCCAAAAACCACTCTTTTGTGTATCCGCGCTTCATCTCGCGTAAAACTTTGGTATTTCCGCTTTGAAGCGGCATATGCATTGATTTACAAATTTTTGGGTTATTAGTGAAAATTTCAAGAAATTTATCATCCATGTGAAGTGGGTGTGGGCTTGTAAATCTTATCCTTTCAACGCCCTCTATCTCGCTTATCTTTACTAAAAGATCGCTAAAATCGATATTTTCTTGCACGCCTGAAAATCTTTTACCGTAGTTATTGACATTTTGTCCTAGTAAAAATATCTCTTTTGCACCGCTTTTTGCAGCCTTTTCTACCTCTTTTAAGATGAGGCTTGAAGGGATAGAAATTTCATCTCCTCTGGTGTGTGGGACGATGCAGTAGGTGCACTTTTTATCACAGCCTATTGAGATGTTGATGTGGCTTTTGTATGGCGAGCCTCTAAATTCGCCAAATGCGTATTCACTCTCGTCGTGGTTGATGTCAGTTGAGATAAATTTAGGCGTATTTACCGCTTTTGTGATCTTGCTGACATTTCTTGCACCAAGGACAAAATCAACATAAGGTGCGCGCTTAAAAATTTCGCTACCCAAATGGCTTGCAGTGCAGCCACAAACGCCTATTTTAGCACCTCTTTTTTTGGCTTTTTCAAAGGCTCCGACTTCGCTAAAGAGCTTATGAACTGGCTTTTCACGAACCGAGCAAGTATTTATAAGGATTAAATCAGCTTCTTCTATATTTTGTGTTAAGGAGTAGTCTTCTTTTTGTGAGAGCTCAGCTATGATATGCTCGCTGTCACGAACATTCATAGCACAGCCTAAAGTTTGGATAAAGAGTTTTTTACTCATTAAAGTATATGCACTTCATACATGTAGTCGCTATCATCAAGTCCGTATTTTACGGTTCTGTGATAGACGCTTAGCCCTTTTTCTTCAAAATGCTCGACTAAGGCGATTAGTTGTTTGTGTGTGTTTTCTTTATCAAAATAGAAAATTTTCTGACCCTCTTTTTCAACAGCTGCCTCTATTTTTTCTAGTGAAATCGTTTTTGGTTTTGCGTCTAATTCGGCTCTTGCAAGTTTTAGCTCCATTTTTAATCCTTTCAAAATCTTAAATTTTAATCGGTCAATATACCCAAATCATCATAAAAAAAGGATTAAATAAAAGTTAATAACAAGCTTAAAGTTATTAAAAGTATGGCTTATGTATAATTTCAAAACTTCACGAAAAATCCCCGAAATTTATCGTCACAATGGAGAAAAAATGGAAAGAATTTCAGATATCATCGAGTCAATTGCAAATGAGAAAAATTTAGAGATAGAAGATGTAAAAGGGCGCGTCATAAGAGCCTTGATAAACACTGCAAAAAGGGTTTATGGCGAAAATTATGAGTATGACGTGAGCATCGATGCTAATAAAAATTTAAAGCTTTATCAAAAAATTTCAATCGTAGCAAACGACGATGAGAGGCTTGCTGAAGACAATGAGCACTTTTTAAGCTTAAAAGAGGCTAAAAAGATAGATAGTGGCGTAGAGATCGGCGATGAGCTCACTTACGAGCTAAGCCTTGATAACCTTGGCAGAACCGCAGCTCAAACGCTTCACAAGGAGCTTGAGTATCACATCCAGCGCCTAGTCGAAGAGAAAATTTTACAAAAATATAATGAGATGAGCGGTCACATGGTCTTTGGACCAGTTGTCAGAGTCGATAACGATGAAAACACATTTATCGAGATAGACGAGCTTCGTGCCATCTTACCACGTAAAAACCGCATAAAAGGCGAGAAATTTAAAGTAGGCGACGTGGTAAAAGCGGTCATTAGAAAAGTTTTTACAGATAAAAATTTAGGCATAAAGGTCGAGCTTTCAAGGACTTCGCCTAAATTTCTTGAAGCGCTGCTAACTTCAGAGGTGCCTGAGATAAAAGATGGTGGCATCATCATCCAAGGAAGTGCGAGGATCCCTGGCGAAAGAGCAAAAGTAGCGCTCATCTCAACCACTCCAAATATCGATCCAGTCGGCGCAACCGTTGGCACAAAGGGCGTTAGGATAAATGCCGTAAGCAAAGAGCTTCATGGTGAGAACATCGATGCGATCGAATACACCACCGAGCCAGCGATCTTGGTAGCTCGCGCTATGGCACCTGCGATCATCACATCTGTAAAGATCGAAGAAAACAAGGCGATCGTGACACTTGCGAGCGAGCAAAAGAGCAAGGCTATCGGCAAAAATGGCATAAATATCCGCCTTGCAAGCATGCTAACTGGCTATGAGATCGAGCTAAATGAGCTTGGCTCAAAAACTAGTAGTAATGCAGAAAACAATGAGCCAATCAAAGACTTAAAAGCGCTTTTTGGTGATAACTAATGAAATTTCAAATAAGAAAAGCGACTATTGACGATATAGATGTGATCTGCGAGCTTGTAAGAGAGTTAGCAAGCTATGAGAATTTAAGCGATCAAGTCACTTTTACAAATGAAATTTTTGCAGACTCTATCTTTAATAAAAATCACGCAAAAGCCCTTGTCTGCGAGAGTGAGGGCAGGGCTATTGGCTATGCCATCTATTTTTACACATTTTCTACTTTTTTGGGGCTTGGCGGGATCTATCTTGAGGACATTTACGTCAAAAAAGAGTTTAGAAATCAAGGCATCGGTAAGGCATTTTTTAAATTTTTAGCTCAAATTTGCAAGGATGAAAATTTAAAAAGGCTTGAGTGGTGCTGTCTAAACTGGAATGAGCCAAGTATTAAATTTTATGAAAGTATGGGTGCTAAAAATCAATCACTTGAGTGGAGAAACTATCGCTTGGACGGCGAAAATTTAGAAAAGCTGGTAAATTTATAGCTTATTTTAAAGTATAGTAGTTGGTTAAAAGCTCAAATTTGCTTTGAAATTTGAGCTTGCTGGTGATTAAAATTTATATGTATATCCCATATAAAGACCGATGTTTGTCTCTTTTGTTTTTGCATTATCATATTTTGCTATAGAGCGATATTTTGTTCTATCAGCTTTTAAACCAAACTCAACTGCATTATTTTCATTGATAGAGTACTCAGCACCAACTTTTGCGCCTAGTATCCAGCCATTTGTACTAGCTTTTTCAGAGCCATCATGAATATCAAATACATCCATTTTAAGCTTTGAGTAACCAGTGTATCCACCAAAAACTAGCTTTATGTCTTTTGTCAATTCTGGTGTATGGTCTGCGCCTACTAGAAATTTATGTGTACTCCATTTTATTACTGTACCATCTTCATCGCCAAGTGATTTCTTTGCTTGAAAGTCGTAAATGTAAGCTCCATAAACTCTAAAACTATCAAAATCATAGCCGGCTTTTAGTCCGATACCTGGTTGAGCTTTTTTGACTTTTGTTGTGTTATTATCGCTTTTTGCTGTTAATTTTGAATTAAAAGAGTAATCTCCTTCGATTCCAATAAACGCTCCTTGTGCTAAAGCAGTGGCGCTAGCCAGACTTAAGCCTAAAGCAACTTTTAAAACTACATTTTTCATTTTTACTCCTTATTTAAAAAAGTTTGACTGGTATTCTAAATTTTATTGGATTAAATAAAGTTTAAATATTCAATTAAATATATGAAAAACATAAAATAATTCAATTGTTTTCTTATCAGAATAAAATTTATAAAATCACTCGAAAAAAGGAGTGTAAAGTGGCTAAGATGACAAAACGTGATATGGCTTATCATTTAGACGTTGACGTCGCAACGCTTTACAACTGGCGAAAACACAAACCAAACCTTTATCGTATCGTGATGCTTGGATTTAAATTTGATGAGCTTATCGAGCAGAGCAAAAAGACTTGTAATGAGCTTTGCGAATATGAAAATTTAATCAATCAAGACATAGAAAAATTTAGTAAATAATCATTTAAAAATCGTAATCTCTTTTATAATAGCAAGAGCTAGAAAATTTAAAATTTCTAAGATATTTTTAGCTGGATATTTTAAGTGAAGAAATTTGAGCTCAAAGCAACTGCTTCAAGCTCGGTAAATTTACTCGTTTAGGATAGAGAGAAGCTCTTTGTTGTCTTTTGTCTTTAGCATTTTTGCATACAAGAATTTAAGCGCTTCAACATCATCCATTGTCGCAATCGCAGAGCGGATAGCCCAAATTTTTTGAAGCTCATCAGGTTTTTGAAGTAGCTCTTCTTTTCTGGTACCTGATTTTAGAACGTTGATAGCTGGGTAAATTCTGCGGTCAGAGATATTACGGTCAAGCACGATCTCGCTGTTTCCAGTGCCTTTAAACTCTTCAAATATAACTTCGTCCATGCGTGAGCCAGTGTCGATTAGCGCAGTTGCGATGATGGTTAGCGAGCCACCATGCTCGATGTTTCTAGCTGCTCCAAAGAAGCGTTTTGGCTTGTGAAGAGCGTTTGCGTCCACGCCGCCTGTTAGCACCTTGCCACTTGGCGGGGTCACTGTGTTGTAGGCGCGTGCTAGACGGGTTATGCTATCAAGCAGGATAATGACGTCTTTGCCCATTTCAACTAGACGTTTTGCCTTTTCGATGACTAGCTCTGCTACGCGGACATGGTTAAGCGCTGGCAGGTCAAATGTCGAGCTAAAAACCTCGCCTTTTACGCAGCGCTGCATATCGGTAACTTCTTCTGGTCTTTCATCGACCAAAAGCACCATTAGCTGGGCTTCTGGATGATTTTTAGCGATGCCGTGAGCTAGCTCTTTCATAAGCTCAGTTTTACCACTTCTTGGAGGTGCGACGATGAGGCCGCGCTGACCTTTACCGATAGGTGTGAAAAGGTCAAGCACACGGCCCGTTAGCTTCATCGGGTCATACTCTAAATTTAGCTTTTCAGTTGGGAAAAGTGGGGTTAGGTTGTCAAATAACGGCCTCTCTTTTGCGTCTGCTAGAGGCATGTAGTTTACCGCCTCGATCTTTAAAAGAGCGTAGTATTTTTCTTGATCTTTTGGCTCTCTTACTTGGCCGGTGATGATGTCGCCCACACGAAGTGCAAATTTACGGATCTGTGAGTTTGAAACGTATGCGTCATTTGAGCTGTCGCTTAAATTTGCATCGACAGCCCTTAAAAAGCCATAACCTTCATTTGTGATCTCCAAAATTCCAGTAAATAGTATAAAGCCGCCTTGTTTTGTCTGGGTTTTTAGTATCTCAAATATCAAATCCTGCCTGCGAAATTCGCGTGGATTTTCGACACCGACGCTATTTGCGATCTGCACTAGCTCATCTAAACTAAGCGTTCTTAGCTCTTCGATCTTGTGTCCGTCTACTGGTATGTGTGTTCTTGATGCTTGATGTTTTTTTGTAGTTTTTGTGCTTTGAGCAGCACTTTGCTCGGTTTGGTTATTTTCCATATTTCCTCTTTAAATGCGGGGATAATTTTGCAGAATTTCTAAGTTTCAAAAAGAAGTTTTTG
This window of the Campylobacter concisus genome carries:
- the nusA gene encoding transcription termination factor NusA, translating into MERISDIIESIANEKNLEIEDVKGRVIRALINTAKRVYGENYEYDVSIDANKNLKLYQKISIVANDDERLAEDNEHFLSLKEAKKIDSGVEIGDELTYELSLDNLGRTAAQTLHKELEYHIQRLVEEKILQKYNEMSGHMVFGPVVRVDNDENTFIEIDELRAILPRKNRIKGEKFKVGDVVKAVIRKVFTDKNLGIKVELSRTSPKFLEALLTSEVPEIKDGGIIIQGSARIPGERAKVALISTTPNIDPVGATVGTKGVRINAVSKELHGENIDAIEYTTEPAILVARAMAPAIITSVKIEENKAIVTLASEQKSKAIGKNGINIRLASMLTGYEIELNELGSKTSSNAENNEPIKDLKALFGDN
- a CDS encoding GNAT family N-acetyltransferase, with protein sequence MKFQIRKATIDDIDVICELVRELASYENLSDQVTFTNEIFADSIFNKNHAKALVCESEGRAIGYAIYFYTFSTFLGLGGIYLEDIYVKKEFRNQGIGKAFFKFLAQICKDENLKRLEWCCLNWNEPSIKFYESMGAKNQSLEWRNYRLDGENLEKLVNL
- a CDS encoding outer membrane beta-barrel protein, translating into MKNVVLKVALGLSLASATALAQGAFIGIEGDYSFNSKLTAKSDNNTTKVKKAQPGIGLKAGYDFDSFRVYGAYIYDFQAKKSLGDEDGTVIKWSTHKFLVGADHTPELTKDIKLVFGGYTGYSKLKMDVFDIHDGSEKASTNGWILGAKVGAEYSINENNAVEFGLKADRTKYRSIAKYDNAKTKETNIGLYMGYTYKF
- a CDS encoding transcriptional regulator, whose protein sequence is MAKMTKRDMAYHLDVDVATLYNWRKHKPNLYRIVMLGFKFDELIEQSKKTCNELCEYENLINQDIEKFSK
- the rho gene encoding transcription termination factor Rho — its product is MENNQTEQSAAQSTKTTKKHQASRTHIPVDGHKIEELRTLSLDELVQIANSVGVENPREFRRQDLIFEILKTQTKQGGFILFTGILEITNEGYGFLRAVDANLSDSSNDAYVSNSQIRKFALRVGDIITGQVREPKDQEKYYALLKIEAVNYMPLADAKERPLFDNLTPLFPTEKLNLEYDPMKLTGRVLDLFTPIGKGQRGLIVAPPRSGKTELMKELAHGIAKNHPEAQLMVLLVDERPEEVTDMQRCVKGEVFSSTFDLPALNHVRVAELVIEKAKRLVEMGKDVIILLDSITRLARAYNTVTPPSGKVLTGGVDANALHKPKRFFGAARNIEHGGSLTIIATALIDTGSRMDEVIFEEFKGTGNSEIVLDRNISDRRIYPAINVLKSGTRKEELLQKPDELQKIWAIRSAIATMDDVEALKFLYAKMLKTKDNKELLSILNE